A DNA window from Mycolicibacter terrae contains the following coding sequences:
- the nirD gene encoding nitrite reductase small subunit NirD: MITVNNLRPNNIEAWTTACRYDQLIPGLGVGVLLDNGKQAALFRLADGSVHAVCNVDPFFHAAVLSRGIVGDRGGRLSVISPLKKQAFAFDDGSCLDDPRVSVRVYPTRIVDGYVQIGRIGAARAVA, from the coding sequence ATGATCACTGTCAACAACCTTCGGCCTAACAACATTGAGGCATGGACCACTGCCTGCCGGTACGACCAGCTGATTCCTGGCCTCGGTGTGGGTGTGCTGCTCGACAACGGCAAGCAGGCCGCGCTGTTCCGGCTCGCCGACGGCTCGGTGCATGCGGTGTGCAACGTCGACCCGTTCTTTCACGCTGCGGTGTTGTCGCGCGGGATCGTCGGGGACCGCGGTGGCCGGCTGTCGGTCATCTCGCCGCTGAAGAAGCAGGCGTTCGCGTTCGACGACGGCAGTTGCCTGGATGACCCCCGAGTCTCGGTCCGGGTGTACCCGACCCGGATCGTGGACGGCTACGTGCAGATCGGCCGGATCGGGGCAGCCCGGGCCGTGGCCTAG